Sequence from the Ereboglobus luteus genome:
ACCCTCGAAGAAGAGCGCCTTGAACATGATCACAAACTGGCTCCACTCCATGTCGTGCTCCTGCGCGCTGCCGTAATACATGACGGGGCAGAAGAGCATGTCCTCGAGAAGCGGATCGGCGATGTGCCGGCGCACGATTTCGCGCGCGGAAACGGGTTTTGCGTCGAGCGACACTTCGTTGTGCGCGCGGACGGCGGCGACAAGCGCGCGGAAGCCGTCGATTTGCGAGGGGAAGTTTTGAGCGACCTCGTTTTCGAAGACGGCAAAATCGTTTGTGAACCGGAGCGAAACCGAGCCGGCGGCGCCGCGCGGACCGAAGGTGACCCGCGATTGTTTTTGCTCGCAGAGGGCGAACTCGTCGCGGTCGATGCGGAGCTGGCGGAGGAGCTTGGTGAGCGGCGTGCCCTTGACTCCGGGGCGCACGTAATTGGTGACTGCGTGCAGTCCGACATCGTATTTGCGCCCGGCGATGGAGTAGAAGCCGTTGAGTCCGCCGGGGGCGTTGTGACGCTCGAAGATGCACACGCGCTTGCCAAAGTGCGCGAGGCGTATGCCGGCCGCGAGGCCGGACATGCCCGCGCCGATGATGGCGACGTCGTAATGTGTGTGCGTGCTCACTGTTCGAGATAAAATTTGAGCCCACAAAAACGAATCGCCCCGCAAACCGCCAGTCTGCTTTTGCGGAAACGTAGTATCGGAAACCGGCGGGACGGAACAGATGCAGGCGGTTCGCGCAACCCATTCGATTTTTGTAAATTCCGCGATAAACTCTGTCAGAAAATGACGTTTCACACCCGCCACCAAAGATGGCAAGCCGGTGAAATGCATGATGCAGATACCGATTGCCTCGTGTCGCCCAAAGTCTCCGGTCTTGCGCTTGGCTGACTGGAGCACCAGTTTCGCGTCAATGAGTTTCGGCAGACGGGCACTTTCCTCGGGGGAGGCGGTTGTCGATCGCGTGTTGTGCGTGGTCGGCGCGGTGCTGTTTTCACAGGCGCCCGAGTTCATGCAGCAATACTTGCAACGGCTCGGGGGGCATCTCGACGAGGCCCGGCGCATGCTCGCTCAATACGAGGGGATCGCGAGGCAGGCGAATCTGTCGCTCGATGATTTTATCGCGCGCACGGGCGCAAATGCGGACACCGTGGTGGCGAGGCACGCGGAGGTCATGCGGGGCGTGGTTGATCGCGTGCAGGATTTGTCGGCGGCGCAGGCGGCGATTCAGGACGCGTCGATGTTCACGCGGCCGTTCGCATTTTTGCGTCATATCGACTGGGAGGTCGCCTCGAACACTTGGGCGATTTTTAAACCCGCCGTGCCGACGACTGGCGAGGGGCTGGCGTATGCGGTCGCGGGCATTGGCGTGATACTCGGGTTTTATTACGGTTGTATCCATTTTCCAATTACACGTTGCTGGCGCAGGCGCAAGGAGTGCAAGGCGGCGCAACTGGCGGCGGCGCAGCAAGCGCGGGCGGATGGCGATGAGGCTCAGGAGGCTCGCGACGACACCGGTCGGCTCGACGGGATTTTGTGATGCCGGGAGCGTTGAGCGTTTCGAATGATAAACGCGGCGGCCTCGACGAGGCCGCCCTGCCTACGCGGCCACGCTATTTCTAAAAATGCCCCGGGTTCATGCCGGATCTGGGCTTTGCGTTTCCGCTGCCGCGCGCACGGCTTGGGTGAAGCGGTCGATATCCTCCTCGCGCGTGTCCCACGAGCACATGAGGCGGTAGCCGTTTGCGCCGATGAAATTGTAGAAGTGCCAGCCCTGTTGCTGGAGCCTGGCGGCGACGGGCGCGGGCATGTCGACAAAGAGTGCGTTTGCCTCCGGCTCGATGATTGGTGTGATGCCGGGGATTTCGCGCAGGGCGGCGGCGAGGCGCTTGGTCATCAGGTTTGCGTGCGCGGCGTTGCGCAGCCACGCGCCGTCCTTGAGCATGCCCACCCATTGCGCGCTGAGGAAGCGCATCTTGGAGGCGAGCTGTCCCGCCTGTTTGCAGCGGTAGTCGAATTCCTTCGCGAGTTGTGAGTCGAAAAACACGACGGCCTCGGTGGTGGTCATGCCGTTCTTGGTGCCGCCGAGGCAGAGCACGTCGACGCCGGCGCGCCAAGTGATGTCGGCGGGGGCGGCGCCGGTGCGGTATTCGAGCGCGGAGGCGGCGTTGGCAAAGCGCGCGCCGTCCATGTGGATGTGGAGTCCGTGGCGCTTGGTGATGGCGGTGAGCGCGCGGATTTCGTCGACAGTGTAAACGGTGCCCCATTCGGTGCTTTGAGTGAGCGAGAGCACGCGGGGTTTGGGGTAATGGATGTCGGTGCGCTTGTGGATGAGTTTTTCGACGGCCTCGGGCGTGAGTTTTCCCCGGGGGCCGCTGCCGACGAGGAGTTTGGTGCCGTTGGAGAAAAATTCGGGCGCGCCGCATTCGTCGGTTTCGACGTGCGCGTAATCGTGGCAGATCACGCTGTGGTAGCTCTGGCAGAGCGAGGCGAGGGCGAGCGAGTTTGCCGAGGTGCCGTTGAACACGAAGAACACCTCGGCGTCGGGTTTTTCAAAGACGCCGCGAATGAGGTCGCACGCCTGTTGCGTCCATGCGTCCGCGCCGTAGGAGGGCAGGCGTCCGGTGTTGGCCTCGGCGAGCGCGATCCACGCCTCGGGGCAGATGCCCGAGGTGTTGTCGCTGGCGAAGTGGTGGTCGTGGGTGATGCCGGCGTTGTTCAACGGGTCGCCGGGGTTGCGATTTTGTGACATGGGTGGATGTGGTTAACGACAAAGGCGCAAAGACGACAGGTTGCGAGGCCCGCGGGTTTGCGCCTTTGTCATATGGGTGTTAAGTTTTTTTGCTCAATGCCGGGTTAGCGCAGGAAAACGAAGCCGCCGAGTATCAGGATGGGCAGGAGGATGGGCAGGCTGTATTTGAGGATGTAGCCGAAGAAGGTGGGCATTTTTACGCCGGAGCTTTCGGCGATGGACTTGACCATGAAGTTGGGGCCGTTGCCGATGTAGGTCATGGCTCCGAAGAACACCGAGCCGAGGCTGACCGCGATCACGAGGTGCGGCTTGTGCTCGAGGAGCAGGTGCGTGGCGGCCTTGACGTTGTCGCCGACCGCGGCAAAGGCGGCGGGCTCGGCGGCGGCGGCGCTGGCCTTGGCGAGTTCGAAGAAGCTCGCGTAGGTGGGGGCGTTGTCGAGGACCGAGGAAAGCCCGCCGGTGGTGAAGTAATACTGCCAGGCGTGGACGAACCCGAAGCTCTCGCCGTGTTGCGAGAGATACATGAGCGCGGGCATCATGGTCATGAAGATGCCCGCGAACAGAAAGCCGACCTCCTTGATTGGGCCGAAGTTGAAGACGTTTTCCGCGTGGATTTTTTTCGGCGTGATAACGTAGGAGAGCACCGCCGCGGCAATCATCACGATTTCGCCCACGAGGTAGTTCTCGGGGTTTTCCATGATGCCGAGGTTTCTCAGCCATGTGGGCAGGAACACGCCGCTGATGATCATGAGCAGGAAGGCCACGTTGAACATGCCGCTAAAGCGCCACTCGTCCCTCTGCTTGAGCTCGGCCTGCATCTCGGCGGGTATTTTTTTGAAGTAGCGGCGGTCGACTATGTAGAAGACCAGCATGAGCAATCCGAGCGTGCACAGCCATTCGACAACCACCTGGCCGACGAGCCAGAAGAACGGCACGCCGCGCAGAAAACCGAGAAACAGCGGTGGATCGCCAATCGGTGTGAGCGCGCCGCCGACGTTCGACACGATGAAAATGAAAAACACGATGTGATAGGGATTGAGGCGGCGGTGGTTCATGCGCATCCACGGGCGGATGAGCACCATCGACGCGCCTGTGGTGCCGATGAAGTTCGACAGCAGCGCGGCGAACGCCAGGAAGATGACATTTTCAAAGGGCGAGGACTCGCCATTCACATTGATGTGGATGCCGCCCGCGACGACGAACAGCGATCCGATCAGGCAGATGAACGAAAAATATTCATGCGCCGTGTGCACGACGCTGGTTCCGCCGTTTGGCATGAACGCCACGTAGTAGGCGGCGACCAGCAGCCCCAGGCCGATCGAGATGACGGGGTAGTATTTTTCCCAAAACGCCTTGATGGCATGGGGCGTCAGGGGCATCACCGCGATGAGAAGCAGCAGGAGCGCGAATGGGGCAATGAGCCAAAGCGGGATTTCGACGCCGGCTGTTGATGAAGCAAAAAGTTCGACGATCATGTTGGCAGTGTAATTAAAAAGAAGGATCAGTGCGAAATGCGCAGGCTGGGTCAAAGGTTTTCCAATACGGGGGCTGCATTCGGGAAATAGGCGCGGGCGGGGCGCTTTCAAAAATGCGCGTCCACGTCGTCGTCCGTATTGGGAAATGGCGACGCGCCCCAAGGCGAAACAGCTTTTCGCATTGCCCTCATCAGTGTTTCTTCTAGCTGTCGCGTTCGCCGCGCAAGGCATGGCCGGCTCGAAATGGTTTTACTCGGGGCAAAGTGACTGCCAGAACAGAAGGCCGCAACCCCTTCCCCTTTGAAAATGAATAAAATCTTATGCGCAGTGGCTGGATATATGGCGGCGGTCATGCTCATGGCGTCGCCTGCAAACGGTGAAAATGCGGCAGCCGGGCCATCGGATGAAAATACAAAAATCACGCGCCAGCTACTTGAGCCGATCAAGATAAGCAACCAGGACGGCGTGATGAAAATAAGAAGGTGGATTTTTTATACGCAAGCTTTATATATAAAAGAAAAGGACGGGGTTTTTGCGCTGGAAACGGAATATAATGACAGGGATGAGAGAATGAAACTTTTATTCATAAAAAACGGGCGCGAAGCTGTGGTTGACACGATTAAATCGAGGCACGATCGCGCACCCTCCGGGGTGGATGACGTTGATACTTTTATGGATTCTTACCTTATCGGGAATCGAATTCACTATATATACAGATCTGGCGGGCGCGTGTATGTCTCATACGCTGATGACGCCGGAGATGGGCGGATCATAAGGTGGGGCGATATATTGGAAATCGGGCAGAGGCATCATACTGGTCGATTAAAGTTTTCCGCTCCCTACGGAAAATATCCATTGAGTATCTTTGTCGGATTTAGTCGCAGTTTTCTAAAAACCGGCCTCAAGGTTTATGAACTAGATGATTATTCAAATAGCTTTAAATTAAGCCAGGCGATACTGAAGGATGACGGGACCCCCGAGGGGAGGGTCGTGTATCAAAGAATTTGGGATCGCATGCGCAACAGTCCGGTTGTAAAAAAGGAGCCGTTGCCCGATGATACGGTGTGGAAAAGAAAAAAAGGTTTTTTTCCAAATAAAGTTTTTCTGCCGTTGGGGTATCCATGCCCTGAAAAAAGGCCGGCGTCCTTTTTGTTTGACGAGAAGCAAACGGCAAATGAGCACAGGTCACGCTTGTTATTTGTGGAAAACGGCCGCGAAGCCATTATCGACAGCCATGCGGCGGCCCTAACTCCGGATGACGCCCGCAAGATTTTTTTCGATTGTTATATGGCCGGGAGCCGGCTTCATTATATATACTATATTCATGGTGATTATTACGTTAGTTATGCGGATAGAGCCGAGGGCGGACATTTCAAGAAATCAGATAATGCGTTATGCTTGGGCTCATGGCAGACGCTATTTACCCATAATCTTGAATTCCAAAGTCCGAAAAACGGGCGACCATTGAGCATCATTTTGCGGGATCAGAACGGATTCTTGTTTTACGAATTGAACAATCAAAATGAGTTTGAGTTTAAACGAACAATAAACCGGGAGGGGAATACGCCCGAGGAAAAGGAGTTTTTGAGAGAGTTTTGGAAGGAGTATAACCGCCGATATATAGGGATGGGGCGCTGGGGAGATGTTGAAAAAGCACCCGCCTCCGCTATCCCGCCAGCGGAAACTTGATCGCGGGGATGGGCGGCAGGTCGTCCACGAATTTTTCCAGCGGCACGTTTTCGCGGATTACGAGCGTGGCGAGCACTTGGGGGACGTAGAGGCGCGTCTCGGCGGGGAGCTTCGCGGCGATGTCGGCGTAGGTTTTGGCGCCGGGGGTTTTCTTGAGCGCCACGGCGACGCGGCCTTCGCCCGCGTTGTAGGCGGCGAGGGCAAGCGGCCAGGAATTGAAGCGTTTGTATAACATGCCGAGCAGGCGGGCCGCCGCGCGCGCGTTTTTCACCGCGTAAATGCGCTCGTCCTCGGGCGCGGTGCTCAGGCCGAGCGCGCGCGCCGTGGCGGGCATGAGCTGGTAGAGACCGCGCGCGCCGACGGGACTTTTCGCGAGCGGGTTGAACGAGGACTCGACCTCGGCGAGCCAGACGAATTCGACGGGAATGTTTTCAGTGGCAAAAATGATTTTGAGCAACGGCGCGAGCAGGTCGGCATTTTTCGGCTTGGCCCGGTTGCTGACGCGTTTGTGGCAAAGGTTGTAATAGGGGATCGCGTTGTTTGGCGGAGGCGTTTGGTAGAACGGTTTTGGCGCGAGTGTGATCGGCGGCAGCGTGAACGGCGCGGGCTGTTTGGGCGCGGGGACGAGCGCTGGGGGCTGGCCGGGGCTGATGGCGTCCTTTGCGCTTTCGATGAGTTCGAGGCGCTCGGCGAACCAATCGGTGTATTCGGACATTTCCGGTTTTGCGCGAAGGGCGTCGAGTGTGCGCTTGGCCTTGGGTTCGAGCGAGGCGATTTCCTCAAACGATCCGCTTTCGAGTGTTTGTTGAAACTGAGTGATCGCCGCAGTCCACTCCTCGCGACTCATGAACTCGTAGTGTTCCTTGATTTGCCCGGGCGCGTAGTCCTCGAAAAACTGGCGGCCCAGGTCGTAGAGCGCATTCATGTCGTCGTCGGATATGAGCGGCCGCCGGTCCGCGCCCGCGGTGGTGCCCGAGAAAATTGGCACCGCTGGCGGCTGCGAGTCCGAGCCACGCAGCGCGGGCAGCGCGCACATCACGACAATCGCCGCCGCCGGCGCAATGCGGCGAAGCGAAAAAGTGATGCGTGCTGTCAGGGCGCGGGTCATGTGCGGGGAGTGTGAAATTGGAAACGCGCGGCGTCGCGATGTTTCACGGAAAAACTGCAACAACACGCGCGTGCGTAAACCCCAAAAGCTGCGGAAGGTTTCAATGACGGTTGTTTGATCGAGCAAATCCCGGCAAAATCCGGTTCGAGCGAGTGTGGATGTCTCGCATCAAGGCCGATGATCGTGCTTTGGTGTTTTTTTACCAAACAATGCGAAGCGATCATTGACCGTTCGTCGGAGATATTCCTACGATCTTCGGAGTCTCTCACCATCTTGTGTATGAAAAAAGCGGTTCGCATAGTTCTCGTTTCGGCAGGTGCGCTTTTGCTCCTGTTGGCGGTTGTGGTGATAGCGTTGTTTCAACCGCCGGTGCAGACGTGGCTGGCCCGAAAAGTTGTTTCCAGTCAGCAAGGTTACGAGATTGAGATCGGTCGCGTGAGCGCCGGACTGAACAATGTCGAGCTCACCGGCGTGTACGTGAAGGGGCGGAGGCTGGCGATTGATTTGCCGCAGGCCGTGGTCGAAATGCCTCTGATAGCTTTGATTCGCGAAAAGGTGGAGGTGAAAAAAATCACGGCGAAAGGCTGGACGCTTGATCTTTCGCAACCGGCGGCGGAGCCCCCGCCAACTGCCGGCGCGCCCGCACCGGATGCGGACACTCCCGCAAGCGGCGACAAGAATCTTGGCGGGATCCTCGACATGTTGCGTTTTCCCGTCGATCTCGCGGTTGAGGATGCGGACATCGAGGGCGCGATTATTTTGCCGCCGGAAACGCCGGATGCCGCGCCCGTGCGCGCCGGGGTCAGCGTGCGCGGCGGCCAGTTGCGGCCCGGCAACGACGGACGGTTCGAACTCGCGCTCAGTATGGAGAGCCCGGAAAGCGACGCCGCGGTTTCCGCCATTCAAGTGTCGAGCAACCTGCTCGTGCGCATGGGCGCGTCGCGCGACATCCAGTCGCTCACGTTCGACGTCGATGCGAGGGCCTCCGGCGCGCAGCTGCCCCAGGGCGCGCGATTGCAGATCAACATTGCGGCCTCAAAGAGCGCGAGCGGCGAGGATTATTCGATCACCCTGAAATCGCAGGAGGCGGACTCGGAAAAAAACATCCTCAGCATAAAAGCCACCAACCCGTCCGGGCCCGAGGGATTGAACGCGATGTGGGTGGTCGATTTGCGCGATGCCGACCTCGCGCCATTCACGAGCGGCCTGGGGTTGAAACTGCCTTCCTTCAGGGCCAGCGGGCAGGGCACATTTGCCGCGGCCGATAATTTCACGAGTTTCCACGCCGCCGGGAAAATCAGCGGCGACGCGAACCGGCTCGAGGTTTTCGACGCGGCGCTTTCGGCGCTGGGGCATGTCAACTTTTCGAGCGAGTTCGACGTGGTCAACGAGGGGGACTTGTTGCGCATCGGCGTGCTTTCGGCGGACGTGCTTTCGGATGTTCCGGTCGCCTCGATAAAAACGCTGCAACTCATCGAGATCAACACGGCGAACGGCGAGATCAAGGTGCCCAACCTCCAGGGCGACCTTTTGCGCGTGGATGTGCACGGGCTGCCCCTGGCGTGGGCGCGGCCGTTCATCAAGGACACGGGGCTCGCGATATCGGGTGATCCGCTGCGCGGCAGCTTCACGGGCAGGGCGCAGGGCAACGGCTATTCGATTCGCAGCGCAGCGCCGCTCACGCTGGGCGGCCTGTCCGTGGCGCGGGACGGGGCCGCGCTCGTAAAAAGCCTTGATGTGTCCGCGTCGCTCACGGTCGACTACTCGAACGACGCCTGGGCCGTGAGTGTATCCGATTTTTCAATACATAGCAACGGCGCGCCGGTCGCGATCGCGACGCACGCGAGGGCGGGCGGCGCCGTGGGATCGGCCGCGCCGGACGCGGGAATTTCCACGACGGGCAGGGTGCGGCTCAATATCCCCGCCATCCTTGCGCAACCGGTTGCCGAGGGGCTTTGCTCATTGTCGGGCGGCGCGGTCGACGTCGATTTTTCCGGTCGCGTTTCGGAGAAAATCTCCTCGCTCGAGGCGAAACTCGCCGCCTCGGATTTGCGCGCGGGCGACAGTAAAGTCCTGCCGGAAATCTCAGCCAACATTCGCGCGGACGTTCATGCGGATGGCACGCTCGAGGTTCAGGCCCCCGCGGTATTTGAACTCAACGGGCGCAAGTCGGACATTGAACTGGGCGCGACCCTCAAGCCCGACGGCGCGCGCCAAAACATCGACGCGTCCATTGCAAGCACTGATCTTTATATCGAGGACCTGATGGTTTTTTCCTCGGTGGTTTCCGAGGATTCCGGAGGGGCAAACGCGGACGGGGACACCGGCGGCGACGCGAAGGAAACAGGCGCGCCGCGGAATGGTGTGAGCGGACAGGTCAAGTTTGCGTTGAAAAATGTGGTTTGGTCGCAGGATCTTCAGGCGGCCAATGTTGGCGGAGAGATCAAGGTTACCCCTTCGCTTTTTTCACTGGAAAACCTGCGCGGCCAACTGAGCGACGGCGCCGAGATCAAGGCGGACGGCAGCATGAAATATGACGCCGCCGCGGGCGCATCGGCATACAGTGTCGATGCGAAGGTGGCGCTCGCGAATTTTGATCCCGCCCCGTTCCTGCGCATGGCGAACCCCGGCAAGACGCCGACGGTCGAGGGGCGGTTTGATATCAACGGCGTTGTGGCGGGCACGGCCGCCTCGCTTGTGACGATTGCCGATGGCGTGAACGCGGACCTGACGCTCACGAGCCGCGGCGGCAAGTTCCACGGGTTTTCCTCGTCGGTAAAATCGTCGGGCATAGACAAGCTGCAAAAAGACGCCGCCGCGACATCGACGATCGCGGCAATCAGCGGCGCGATTTTGTCCATTGTTGGCAAGAACGACAGCTCGGCGACGCTCGAAAAAATTCAGGCGGGACGGCGCGTTTTGGAGCGACTCGGCGAAATCGACTTTGACCAGATCAACCTCGACGCCTCCTACAGGGCGGGACGGGAGATCGAGATAAGAAATTTCAGCCTGCTCTCGCCCGACATGCGCTTTGCGGGGGCGGGGTCGCTTGGCAACAAGCCCGCGCTTTCGCTGTTCAATCAGGCGCTTTCGATGAACCTGCAAATGGCGGTGCGCGGCGAGCAGGCGGAGGATTTGCGCGCGCTCAACATCTTGAAAAAGGAAACGGACGCCGACACGCTCGGCTACATGCCGTTGCTGGAAAATTTCAGCATGGAGGGAACCCCCTCAAACCTGAACACAGCCAGCCTGGTGCGGCACATCGTCAGCATGCTCGCGAAGAAGTGAGGCGTTTCGTTGGCATGCAATGGCAATTTGGACGCCGGGTGTTGGCGTTTTTTTTGCGCATGGCAGGTTGTGTGAGACACGCTTGGGCTTGCGCAAATCCAATTTCATGGTGTGTGCTCTGCGTGTGATGAGATCCTTACGCTTTTTACCGCTGGCCGCATTGTGTGCTTTTTTGTTTTCGGGATGCGCCACCTACAAGGCGAACGTGAAGCCTGATGCGGACCTTTCCAAATACCAGCGCGTTTGGGTGAAGAGCAACATGAACGACAATCGCGGCATAGGGCACTTCATTCGCGAGGCGCTCCGGGCCCGCGGCCTCGAATCCGACCTCGGCCCGCTCACCATGATGCCGTTGAACACGCAGGCGATCATCTCCTTCACCGATTCATGGGCGTGGGATTTCAAGGACCACATGACCGGGCTGACGCTTTCGTTTAAGGACACTAAAATCGATTTCCCGATCGCGACCGCGACCTACGTCGGGCACACCTCGTTTACAAAAGCACCGCACGAAATCGCCGAAAAACTCGTCGACAAACTGTTCAGCGAAAATACTCCGAGGAAAAAATGAGCCCCGCCGGCCGGGCAAACAAGCGGCGGGTGTCCGGCATTAACTGAACACTTGCCCTCGTCACGCAACCGGTGACAATTCCGCCACACTCGACATGACAAATCCAACGCTCCGCATCGTCCCCTTTATCCTCGGTGTTTGTTCGCTCGTGCTTCTGCCTTTTTCAGGGTGCGCGCATAAAAAAGAGTATGTTCCCGAAACCGATCCGAACGCGCCCCCGCCGCCCGCGATGCAAGGCTACGGGGAATTTTTCGACGGCAA
This genomic interval carries:
- a CDS encoding DUF2937 family protein, whose amino-acid sequence is MSFGRRALSSGEAVVDRVLCVVGAVLFSQAPEFMQQYLQRLGGHLDEARRMLAQYEGIARQANLSLDDFIARTGANADTVVARHAEVMRGVVDRVQDLSAAQAAIQDASMFTRPFAFLRHIDWEVASNTWAIFKPAVPTTGEGLAYAVAGIGVILGFYYGCIHFPITRCWRRRKECKAAQLAAAQQARADGDEAQEARDDTGRLDGIL
- a CDS encoding sodium:proton antiporter, with the protein product MIVELFASSTAGVEIPLWLIAPFALLLLLIAVMPLTPHAIKAFWEKYYPVISIGLGLLVAAYYVAFMPNGGTSVVHTAHEYFSFICLIGSLFVVAGGIHINVNGESSPFENVIFLAFAALLSNFIGTTGASMVLIRPWMRMNHRRLNPYHIVFFIFIVSNVGGALTPIGDPPLFLGFLRGVPFFWLVGQVVVEWLCTLGLLMLVFYIVDRRYFKKIPAEMQAELKQRDEWRFSGMFNVAFLLMIISGVFLPTWLRNLGIMENPENYLVGEIVMIAAAVLSYVITPKKIHAENVFNFGPIKEVGFLFAGIFMTMMPALMYLSQHGESFGFVHAWQYYFTTGGLSSVLDNAPTYASFFELAKASAAAAEPAAFAAVGDNVKAATHLLLEHKPHLVIAVSLGSVFFGAMTYIGNGPNFMVKSIAESSGVKMPTFFGYILKYSLPILLPILILGGFVFLR
- a CDS encoding lytic transglycosylase domain-containing protein encodes the protein MTRALTARITFSLRRIAPAAAIVVMCALPALRGSDSQPPAVPIFSGTTAGADRRPLISDDDMNALYDLGRQFFEDYAPGQIKEHYEFMSREEWTAAITQFQQTLESGSFEEIASLEPKAKRTLDALRAKPEMSEYTDWFAERLELIESAKDAISPGQPPALVPAPKQPAPFTLPPITLAPKPFYQTPPPNNAIPYYNLCHKRVSNRAKPKNADLLAPLLKIIFATENIPVEFVWLAEVESSFNPLAKSPVGARGLYQLMPATARALGLSTAPEDERIYAVKNARAAARLLGMLYKRFNSWPLALAAYNAGEGRVAVALKKTPGAKTYADIAAKLPAETRLYVPQVLATLVIRENVPLEKFVDDLPPIPAIKFPLAG
- a CDS encoding threonine aldolase family protein; this encodes MSQNRNPGDPLNNAGITHDHHFASDNTSGICPEAWIALAEANTGRLPSYGADAWTQQACDLIRGVFEKPDAEVFFVFNGTSANSLALASLCQSYHSVICHDYAHVETDECGAPEFFSNGTKLLVGSGPRGKLTPEAVEKLIHKRTDIHYPKPRVLSLTQSTEWGTVYTVDEIRALTAITKRHGLHIHMDGARFANAASALEYRTGAAPADITWRAGVDVLCLGGTKNGMTTTEAVVFFDSQLAKEFDYRCKQAGQLASKMRFLSAQWVGMLKDGAWLRNAAHANLMTKRLAAALREIPGITPIIEPEANALFVDMPAPVAARLQQQGWHFYNFIGANGYRLMCSWDTREEDIDRFTQAVRAAAETQSPDPA